In Corynebacterium ulcerans, one genomic interval encodes:
- a CDS encoding biotin/lipoyl-containing protein, with amino-acid sequence MKLNVTVNGIAYSVEVEVEEEKRQIAPIYFGGGSGATHSEPANASVSGVSANAVVAPLAGSVFKILVEEGEEIEAGQVLLILEAMKMETEITAPNAGTISSVRVAVGDSVQGGQALITID; translated from the coding sequence ATGAAACTTAACGTGACAGTCAACGGGATCGCCTATTCTGTCGAGGTCGAGGTGGAAGAGGAGAAGCGTCAGATCGCTCCCATCTACTTTGGTGGCGGCTCAGGCGCAACCCATTCTGAACCAGCCAACGCGAGCGTCTCCGGTGTATCGGCAAACGCTGTCGTCGCTCCGCTTGCCGGATCGGTCTTCAAGATCTTGGTTGAAGAAGGCGAAGAGATCGAGGCCGGCCAGGTGCTCCTGATCCTCGAAGCCATGAAGATGGAGACCGAGATTACGGCTCCTAATGCGGGCACCATCAGTAGCGTTCGCGTTGCCGTTGGTGATTCCGTTCAGGGAGGTCAGGCCCTTATTACCATCGATTAA
- the ftsX gene encoding permease-like cell division protein FtsX has protein sequence MKLGFVFREAFRGLGRNITMTIALIITTAISLALLATGFLVTHMTEATKSIYLDRVEVMVQLNEDISANDKDCASDACKQVREKLDGQEGIESVTFRSREQSYQRFVEVFKDTDPQLVAETSKDALPAALHVRLVDPLDTKPLDAVRGLEQVTTIVDQVDDLRGATNNLDAIRNATFIFAAIQAIAAVFLIVNMVQIAAFNRREEISIMRMVGASRWYTQAPFVLEAMIAALFGAVLSGVALFGGKEWVVDKTLKGLYDSQLIARVTSSDIWAVAPVVAVIGVVFAAITAQITLRWYVRK, from the coding sequence ATGAAACTTGGATTTGTATTCCGAGAGGCCTTCCGTGGGCTCGGACGTAACATAACGATGACCATTGCGCTCATCATTACCACGGCTATTTCTCTAGCACTTCTGGCTACCGGTTTTCTAGTCACACACATGACGGAAGCCACAAAAAGTATTTATCTTGACCGCGTAGAAGTCATGGTGCAGCTGAACGAGGACATCTCTGCCAATGACAAAGATTGTGCATCAGACGCATGCAAGCAGGTGCGTGAAAAGCTCGACGGACAAGAAGGAATCGAATCTGTCACCTTCCGCAGCCGCGAGCAGTCATATCAGCGTTTTGTCGAGGTTTTCAAGGACACAGACCCGCAGCTTGTCGCAGAAACATCTAAAGATGCTCTGCCGGCGGCGCTGCACGTTCGCCTTGTAGACCCGCTAGACACCAAGCCACTTGATGCAGTCCGTGGTCTGGAACAAGTAACCACCATTGTGGATCAGGTAGATGATCTGCGTGGGGCGACGAACAACCTTGACGCTATCCGCAACGCAACGTTCATTTTCGCGGCGATCCAAGCGATTGCGGCAGTGTTCTTGATTGTGAACATGGTGCAAATTGCTGCATTTAATCGTCGTGAAGAAATTTCGATCATGCGCATGGTGGGCGCGTCTCGCTGGTATACCCAAGCCCCCTTTGTGCTTGAAGCCATGATCGCGGCGCTCTTTGGCGCTGTGCTCTCCGGAGTGGCTTTGTTTGGTGGCAAGGAATGGGTGGTGGACAAGACCCTCAAGGGTCTCTACGATTCCCAGCTCATTGCACGGGTGACGAGCTCCGACATCTGGGCAGTGGCCCCGGTTGTGGCAGTGATCGGAGTGGTCTTTGCGGCGATCACCGCTCAAATCACGCTCCGCTGGTACGTACGTAAATAA
- a CDS encoding carbonic anhydrase, which yields MPTRKSYSRRQILQALGFGAGATALAACTTEPTKAASGTGDPIIDGINKFEDSTYPDNKKLYEGLADSQSPHTLVVTCSDSRIDAETLLSAKPGELFHLRDIANIIPHASKPEFGVLAPVEYAVSSLGVSTIAVIGHSNCGGMAALQHLDEYAKKLPATHDWLTRSEGVLASLDGDRKAEDFSLRLEKANAAAQLDNLMSHAFVVDRVKAGDLKLEAYHYDIGKGDVTKFDQEKGIFVDV from the coding sequence ATGCCTACAAGGAAGTCATACAGCCGTCGCCAGATTTTACAGGCCTTGGGATTCGGGGCAGGGGCTACGGCCCTTGCCGCCTGCACAACTGAGCCAACCAAAGCCGCCAGTGGTACTGGTGATCCTATTATTGATGGGATCAACAAATTTGAAGACTCCACCTACCCGGACAATAAAAAGCTCTATGAGGGCTTGGCGGATTCTCAATCCCCGCACACACTCGTGGTCACATGCTCGGATTCACGCATCGATGCGGAGACTCTCTTGTCGGCCAAGCCCGGTGAGTTGTTCCACCTACGCGATATTGCCAACATTATCCCGCATGCTAGCAAGCCGGAGTTCGGAGTTCTTGCCCCGGTAGAGTACGCGGTGTCCAGCTTGGGTGTTTCCACTATCGCTGTGATCGGACATTCCAACTGCGGAGGCATGGCAGCGCTGCAGCATCTCGATGAGTATGCAAAGAAATTGCCGGCTACTCATGATTGGTTGACCCGCTCAGAGGGAGTGCTCGCCAGCCTCGACGGTGATCGTAAAGCTGAAGATTTCTCGCTTCGTCTGGAAAAGGCTAATGCGGCGGCTCAGCTGGATAACTTGATGTCTCACGCTTTTGTGGTGGATCGGGTGAAAGCAGGTGACCTCAAGCTGGAGGCGTATCACTACGACATCGGCAAGGGTGATGTGACCAAGTTTGATCAAGAAAAAGGCATCTTTGTGGATGTCTAA
- a CDS encoding acyl-CoA carboxylase subunit beta codes for MSQEPTMSERLDQLAKARHEIELGGGEAKIEKQHEKGKLTARERVAALLDEGTFREIGMFAKHRTTHFGMDKAVAPADGVVTGSGAIFGRAVHVASQDFTVMGGSAGETQSNKVAAMMEASATTGTPFIFINDSGGARVQEGIDSLSGYGKVFYQNVLLSGLVPQVSIISGPCAGGAAYSPALTDFIIQTRKANMFITGPGVIKSVTGEEVTADALGGADAHMSKAGNIHFIADDDEQAILIAQKLLSFLPQNNTEEPPVVEPDPIVTPDEELREIVPVDGKRGYDVRDIISRVVDRGDFLEVQAGYAQNLVVGFARIVGRTVGIVANQPNVMSGVLDINSSDKGSQFIRFCNAFNIPLVTFVDVPGFMPGVAQEHGGIIRHGAKMLYAYSAASVPKITVELRKSYGGAHLAMCSKDLGADRVFAWPTAEIAVMGAEGAVNVVFRKEIEAAEDKEAKRDELIRLYKETFSTPYMAASRGLVDDIIDPAETRLHIADALEVLTNKRVVRPAKKHGLGPV; via the coding sequence ATGTCTCAAGAACCTACTATGTCTGAGCGCCTAGACCAGCTCGCTAAGGCTCGTCATGAGATCGAGCTAGGCGGCGGCGAAGCTAAAATCGAAAAGCAGCATGAAAAAGGCAAACTAACAGCTCGTGAGCGCGTCGCAGCGCTTCTCGACGAAGGCACATTCCGCGAAATCGGCATGTTTGCCAAGCATCGCACCACGCACTTTGGCATGGATAAAGCAGTCGCGCCGGCAGACGGCGTTGTTACTGGCTCGGGAGCGATTTTTGGTCGTGCCGTCCACGTAGCATCACAGGATTTCACCGTGATGGGCGGATCAGCTGGCGAGACTCAGTCCAACAAGGTCGCAGCGATGATGGAAGCTTCTGCTACCACTGGAACTCCTTTCATCTTCATCAACGACTCCGGTGGAGCACGCGTGCAAGAGGGAATCGACTCCCTTTCGGGCTACGGCAAGGTGTTCTACCAGAACGTTCTTCTTTCCGGACTTGTACCACAGGTTTCGATTATCTCGGGCCCATGCGCTGGAGGCGCTGCATATTCGCCTGCTCTGACTGACTTCATCATTCAGACTCGCAAGGCCAACATGTTCATCACTGGCCCTGGCGTGATTAAGTCGGTCACGGGTGAAGAGGTCACCGCAGATGCTCTAGGCGGAGCAGACGCTCATATGTCTAAGGCCGGAAACATCCACTTCATTGCTGATGATGACGAGCAGGCGATCCTCATCGCGCAGAAGTTACTGAGCTTCTTGCCACAGAACAATACGGAAGAACCACCGGTTGTTGAACCAGATCCAATCGTTACTCCCGATGAGGAGCTGCGGGAGATCGTTCCAGTCGATGGAAAGCGCGGTTATGACGTTCGCGATATTATTTCGCGCGTTGTAGACCGTGGCGACTTCCTTGAAGTGCAGGCTGGATATGCACAAAACCTCGTCGTGGGATTTGCCCGCATCGTAGGCCGTACTGTGGGCATTGTGGCTAACCAACCAAACGTGATGTCCGGTGTGCTGGACATCAACTCCTCGGATAAGGGAAGCCAGTTCATCCGTTTCTGCAACGCCTTTAACATCCCGCTTGTGACTTTTGTGGACGTTCCAGGCTTTATGCCGGGTGTTGCTCAAGAACACGGTGGCATCATCCGACATGGCGCCAAGATGCTGTACGCATACTCGGCAGCCAGCGTGCCAAAGATCACGGTGGAGCTGCGTAAGTCCTACGGTGGAGCGCACCTAGCTATGTGCTCGAAGGACCTGGGAGCTGACCGCGTGTTTGCATGGCCCACTGCAGAAATCGCAGTGATGGGCGCAGAAGGCGCAGTCAATGTGGTCTTCCGCAAGGAGATCGAAGCCGCAGAAGATAAGGAAGCCAAGCGCGATGAGCTCATCCGCCTGTACAAGGAGACTTTCTCCACTCCGTATATGGCAGCCTCCCGTGGCTTGGTTGATGACATCATCGATCCCGCAGAAACCCGCCTGCATATTGCAGATGCGCTTGAGGTCTTGACCAACAAGCGAGTAGTTCGCCCTGCCAAGAAGCACGGCCTAGGTCCGGTATAA
- a CDS encoding S1 family peptidase, which produces MRNRNHHTRRLFITAAITGMAVFGSPGAGASEIMPQQAPVSTWVNQVAEQLRGAGIVAPPVDPAAVVSADAAVARMQSDMDAFNANVQAAGAQAQAALGQALQPHKPQAIHQTPTPRAHTQPVHKDAQGRTIPEVVQREKTFEPIIDGPNYHWRTDLLSQFMAQHPGKVLNRVAGSWFNSPDIPAESLAAEQRGMSLYGPGTPVYVGKNSLCTVAATGHDAAGRAVAITAGHCGAVGQSVESADSWRIGPSGTVAVRGEHLDYSVIELGSNAQVTNEYNGIRVNSVGGHNPNAGETACKQGVATGHSCGHIWTKDARTSMSQICARQGDSGAPVIVGDRVVGIIKRGAINNQALACHTPWQGPMFMPTISTNMDAVIADINAKNGVGAGFKIAK; this is translated from the coding sequence ATGCGAAACCGCAACCACCATACCCGCCGTTTGTTTATCACAGCAGCAATCACAGGGATGGCGGTCTTCGGTTCGCCAGGTGCCGGGGCTTCTGAGATTATGCCGCAGCAGGCTCCGGTTTCCACGTGGGTGAATCAGGTGGCTGAGCAGCTGCGTGGAGCAGGCATCGTTGCTCCTCCTGTAGACCCTGCAGCGGTTGTTTCTGCAGACGCAGCGGTTGCTCGTATGCAATCTGACATGGACGCTTTTAATGCGAATGTTCAAGCAGCAGGGGCACAGGCACAAGCAGCTCTAGGACAAGCGTTGCAGCCTCATAAGCCACAAGCTATTCATCAGACACCGACTCCGCGTGCACATACCCAGCCAGTGCACAAAGATGCGCAAGGCCGTACGATCCCCGAGGTTGTACAACGGGAAAAGACCTTTGAGCCCATCATTGATGGCCCTAACTATCATTGGCGTACGGATCTCCTCTCGCAGTTTATGGCACAACACCCCGGGAAAGTTCTCAATCGAGTAGCCGGTAGCTGGTTCAACTCGCCGGATATTCCAGCTGAATCCTTAGCCGCAGAACAACGCGGAATGTCTCTGTATGGCCCAGGAACCCCTGTGTATGTGGGAAAGAATTCTCTGTGTACTGTCGCTGCGACGGGACACGATGCCGCGGGGCGCGCGGTAGCCATTACCGCGGGACACTGTGGGGCAGTGGGACAAAGCGTGGAATCTGCTGACTCTTGGCGAATCGGCCCAAGCGGAACAGTTGCCGTTCGGGGTGAGCATTTGGACTATTCGGTTATTGAGCTTGGTTCTAATGCACAGGTAACCAATGAGTACAACGGGATTCGCGTTAATTCGGTGGGAGGCCACAACCCTAATGCCGGAGAAACAGCATGCAAGCAGGGTGTGGCTACCGGACACTCCTGTGGACATATCTGGACCAAAGACGCACGCACTTCAATGTCGCAGATTTGTGCTCGCCAGGGCGATTCTGGTGCACCGGTGATCGTGGGAGATCGCGTCGTGGGGATTATCAAGAGAGGTGCTATCAATAACCAAGCTCTTGCATGCCATACCCCATGGCAGGGGCCGATGTTCATGCCCACGATTTCCACCAATATGGATGCCGTTATCGCAGATATAAACGCCAAGAACGGTGTTGGCGCTGGCTTTAAAATCGCGAAATAG
- the ftsE gene encoding cell division ATP-binding protein FtsE, with amino-acid sequence MITFDKVTKSYKTSTRPALDNLSLTIDKGEFVFLIGPSGSGKSTFLQLMIREENLTSGDLYLSDFHVNKLHGRQINKLRQHIGYVFQDFRLLQQKTVYDNVAFALEVIGTRKSRINKLVPETLEMVGLSGKAHRMPHELSGGEQQRVAVARAFVNRPLLLLADEPTGNLDPETSDGIMVLLNQINKTGTTVVMSTHNARAVNDMRRRVIELNLGKLVRDDAHGVYGEAQ; translated from the coding sequence GTGATCACGTTCGACAAAGTCACCAAGTCATATAAAACGTCTACCAGGCCGGCGCTGGATAACCTCTCGCTCACTATTGATAAAGGCGAGTTTGTTTTCCTCATCGGCCCTTCCGGCTCGGGAAAATCAACCTTCTTGCAGCTCATGATCAGAGAGGAGAACCTCACGAGCGGTGATCTCTACTTGTCCGATTTTCACGTGAATAAGCTGCATGGCCGGCAAATTAACAAGCTGCGCCAGCACATCGGTTACGTATTCCAGGATTTCCGTCTTTTGCAACAGAAGACGGTCTACGACAACGTGGCCTTTGCGCTAGAAGTTATTGGGACACGGAAAAGCCGCATTAACAAGTTAGTGCCCGAAACTCTTGAGATGGTGGGTCTTTCTGGAAAAGCACACCGTATGCCTCATGAGCTTTCCGGCGGCGAGCAACAGCGTGTGGCCGTAGCCCGCGCCTTTGTCAACCGGCCGTTGCTTTTGCTTGCCGACGAGCCCACCGGCAACCTGGATCCCGAAACCTCCGACGGCATCATGGTTTTGCTTAATCAGATCAACAAGACGGGCACAACTGTTGTTATGTCCACTCACAATGCGAGGGCCGTTAATGACATGCGTCGTCGTGTTATTGAACTGAACCTGGGCAAGCTCGTGCGCGATGATGCCCACGGTGTCTACGGCGAAGCTCAATAG
- a CDS encoding AbgT family transporter: protein MSTTSEQKLENRNDAPPKPKGFLGFVERVGNLLPDPFWLFVILAGLVAISSWVGSKAGMSAINPQDNSPVTVTNLLTKEGISTMLTEAVNNFVSFPPLGVILTVMLGVAVAEHSGFISALIRAMVAKVGPRTLTFVVALAGVTGSIASDAVYVILIPLGAMSFRALGRSPIVGAMVAFAASSAGFNASLILNITDVLLGGISTSAAQLVDPEYHVSPLANYFFVVASSIVLALIITLVTELFIKKKARELVDHDRIDHSELTFSKNAEGSPGAQSHKDKTDDDLAEEIKLHPGEARALAFTGGAFVLLLAAYFALLFIPASPLYSEEGALASPLIKAIAVPIAMMFLGLGIVYGVAAKTITRLGDIPEFMGRGLKTLIPMIVLFFMVAQFLAWFQWSNLGMWTAIKGAELLQQWDLPVYVLFGALVAMVALLNLAITSGSAQWALMAPVIVPMMMYIGVSPEVSQMLFRIGDSPTNIITPMSPYFALALTFLQRYYKPAGVGTLMSLALPYSISMLVGWFLFFVLWYFLGIPIGPGTPIHYG from the coding sequence ATGAGCACGACTTCAGAGCAGAAGCTAGAAAACAGGAACGACGCGCCTCCCAAGCCGAAAGGATTTCTGGGGTTTGTGGAGCGCGTGGGCAACCTACTCCCCGACCCTTTCTGGCTTTTTGTTATTCTCGCTGGACTGGTAGCCATCAGTAGCTGGGTGGGGTCAAAAGCTGGCATGAGCGCCATTAATCCCCAGGACAATTCCCCAGTTACCGTCACCAATCTCCTCACCAAAGAGGGCATAAGCACAATGCTTACTGAGGCGGTGAATAACTTTGTGTCTTTTCCACCTCTCGGAGTCATCCTCACAGTTATGCTCGGAGTCGCTGTAGCCGAGCACTCTGGTTTTATTAGTGCACTTATTCGAGCCATGGTGGCCAAAGTCGGACCACGCACACTGACCTTTGTGGTGGCACTGGCGGGAGTCACCGGTTCTATTGCATCGGATGCCGTCTATGTCATCCTTATCCCCTTAGGCGCCATGAGCTTTCGAGCACTGGGAAGATCACCGATCGTGGGTGCAATGGTGGCCTTCGCTGCATCATCGGCAGGTTTTAATGCCAGTCTGATTCTGAACATCACTGACGTACTCCTGGGCGGGATTTCCACATCTGCGGCACAACTCGTGGACCCCGAGTACCACGTTTCTCCCCTGGCAAACTATTTCTTTGTAGTGGCCTCATCTATCGTGCTTGCGTTGATCATCACGCTGGTCACTGAGCTTTTTATCAAAAAGAAAGCCCGTGAGTTAGTAGATCATGACCGCATCGATCATTCCGAGCTCACGTTTTCCAAAAATGCGGAAGGCTCTCCCGGCGCGCAATCTCACAAAGATAAGACAGATGACGATTTAGCCGAAGAAATCAAGCTGCATCCTGGTGAAGCCCGCGCCCTTGCGTTTACCGGTGGCGCTTTTGTGCTCCTGCTTGCCGCATACTTTGCGCTGCTGTTTATCCCAGCGTCACCGCTGTATTCAGAAGAGGGAGCACTAGCTAGCCCGCTGATTAAAGCCATCGCGGTTCCCATCGCGATGATGTTCTTAGGGTTAGGCATCGTCTATGGCGTTGCCGCTAAAACGATCACACGACTGGGAGATATTCCCGAGTTCATGGGGCGTGGGCTCAAAACTCTCATTCCTATGATCGTCTTGTTCTTTATGGTCGCGCAGTTCCTGGCATGGTTTCAATGGTCAAATCTGGGCATGTGGACTGCGATTAAAGGGGCGGAGTTACTCCAACAATGGGACCTGCCGGTCTACGTGTTATTCGGCGCGCTGGTCGCTATGGTCGCCTTACTTAACTTGGCTATTACATCGGGCTCGGCCCAGTGGGCCCTTATGGCACCGGTGATTGTTCCCATGATGATGTACATAGGGGTTTCTCCAGAGGTCTCGCAGATGCTCTTCCGCATAGGCGATTCCCCGACAAACATCATCACTCCCATGAGCCCTTACTTTGCTCTAGCGCTGACGTTCCTCCAGCGCTATTACAAGCCTGCGGGTGTGGGAACCCTCATGTCCCTAGCTCTTCCCTATTCCATATCCATGCTGGTGGGATGGTTCTTGTTCTTTGTCTTGTGGTACTTCTTGGGAATTCCTATCGGTCCTGGAACCCCTATCCATTATGGGTAA
- a CDS encoding inositol monophosphatase family protein encodes MVDMDQPRDTALHSSLADMIATITKTFVIAHDQDSDEHLAQALVFNAGRLAWRMREQGVSTDFKTSLSDVVTDADRAAEQFVTGVISALRPEDGILGEEGTHKAGTSGRTWVIDPVDGTYNFISGSDYWCSALALVEGDPAHPDKVCFGAVHRPAMGYTWFGGKDIPTTRDGKALPSLENKSTELISMATYLNPPFIAEPALLNAWLSLAQGFLSWRMIGAGSVDLGGVADGTLGAYVQHTVQDWDWLPGRALVEGVGGTCIKVEAAGVTWCIAANPQAADEIATILRALPPAN; translated from the coding sequence ATGGTGGATATGGATCAACCTCGGGATACTGCATTACATTCCTCGTTAGCTGACATGATCGCAACGATCACCAAGACTTTTGTTATCGCCCACGATCAAGATTCTGATGAGCACCTAGCACAAGCGCTGGTGTTCAATGCGGGCCGCTTGGCGTGGAGGATGCGCGAGCAGGGAGTATCTACAGACTTTAAGACCTCCCTCTCCGACGTAGTCACGGATGCAGATCGTGCAGCCGAGCAGTTTGTCACAGGTGTGATTAGCGCGCTTCGGCCGGAAGACGGCATCCTCGGCGAAGAAGGCACCCACAAAGCTGGAACCTCCGGGCGCACATGGGTGATCGATCCGGTTGATGGAACATACAATTTTATTAGCGGTTCAGACTATTGGTGTTCCGCCCTTGCGTTGGTAGAAGGCGATCCTGCGCATCCGGATAAGGTCTGTTTCGGCGCTGTACACAGGCCTGCGATGGGGTACACCTGGTTTGGTGGCAAAGATATTCCCACAACCCGCGACGGCAAAGCCCTGCCATCATTAGAGAATAAATCCACTGAGCTCATCAGCATGGCCACGTATCTCAACCCTCCTTTCATCGCTGAGCCGGCACTGCTTAACGCATGGCTTTCCCTTGCACAGGGCTTCCTCAGCTGGAGAATGATCGGGGCGGGTTCGGTTGACCTGGGTGGAGTTGCTGACGGCACCTTGGGCGCTTATGTCCAACACACTGTCCAGGATTGGGATTGGCTCCCCGGCCGTGCTCTCGTGGAAGGCGTAGGCGGCACGTGCATCAAAGTTGAAGCCGCGGGTGTGACCTGGTGTATTGCTGCGAATCCGCAGGCAGCTGATGAAATCGCAACGATTCTTCGCGCCTTACCTCCTGCGAATTAA
- the prfB gene encoding peptide chain release factor 2, with product MRPEILAALNELDATLTTIEKVMDPEELASRVRELEQQASDPTLWDNPDHAQKVTTELSSVQAQLKKLIGLRQRIDDIPVMYELAEEEGDGTELADEELAELTAEIESLEVKTMLSGEYDSREAVINIRSGAGGVDAADWAEMLMRMYVRWAEKNDRKVDIYDISYAEEAGIKSATFVVHGEYMYGQLSVEQGAHRLVRISPFDNQGRRQTSFAEVEVLPVVEQTDHIDIPDSEVRVDVYRSSGPGGQSVNTTDSAVRLTHIPTGIVVTCQNEKSQIQNKASAMRVLQAKLLEKKRQEERAELDALGAGGNASWGNQMRSYVLHPYQMVKDLRTNYEVNDPQKVLDGDIDGLLEAGIRWRMAQQQEQ from the coding sequence ATGCGCCCGGAAATTCTCGCTGCTCTCAATGAACTTGATGCAACCTTGACCACGATCGAAAAGGTCATGGACCCCGAGGAATTAGCATCGCGCGTCCGTGAGCTGGAGCAACAAGCCTCCGACCCCACGTTGTGGGATAACCCTGACCATGCTCAGAAGGTGACCACGGAGCTGTCTTCAGTACAAGCGCAGCTGAAGAAACTTATAGGCTTGCGGCAGCGTATCGACGACATCCCGGTGATGTACGAACTCGCCGAAGAAGAGGGCGACGGCACCGAGCTTGCCGACGAAGAGCTGGCCGAGCTCACTGCAGAGATTGAATCTCTAGAAGTGAAAACCATGCTATCCGGCGAATATGATTCCCGTGAAGCCGTGATCAACATTCGCTCTGGGGCAGGCGGCGTTGACGCTGCAGACTGGGCAGAGATGCTGATGCGCATGTATGTCCGCTGGGCGGAAAAGAACGACCGCAAGGTCGACATTTATGACATCTCTTATGCGGAAGAAGCGGGTATTAAATCAGCGACGTTCGTTGTCCACGGTGAATACATGTATGGCCAGCTCTCTGTGGAGCAAGGCGCACACCGGCTAGTAAGAATTTCTCCGTTTGATAACCAAGGACGCCGCCAGACCTCATTCGCTGAGGTAGAGGTTCTCCCCGTGGTTGAGCAGACGGACCACATCGACATTCCAGACTCTGAAGTACGCGTGGACGTCTATCGCTCCTCCGGGCCTGGCGGACAGTCCGTGAACACCACTGACTCGGCCGTGCGGTTGACGCATATTCCTACAGGGATCGTGGTCACCTGCCAAAACGAGAAATCCCAGATTCAAAACAAGGCCTCTGCTATGCGAGTTCTCCAGGCTAAACTCCTGGAGAAGAAGCGCCAAGAAGAACGAGCTGAACTCGATGCCCTGGGTGCTGGTGGCAACGCCTCGTGGGGAAACCAAATGCGCTCCTACGTGTTGCACCCGTATCAGATGGTGAAAGATCTGCGTACCAATTATGAAGTCAATGATCCGCAAAAGGTGCTCGACGGAGACATTGATGGCTTGTTAGAAGCTGGCATCCGCTGGCGTATGGCACAGCAGCAGGAACAATAA
- the hisN gene encoding histidinol-phosphatase — protein sequence MTSYNSDLEFALSLADAADAITFKRFDSSDLVVDSKPDMTPVSDADLACEKALRELIAARYPDDAILGEEFGGDVELKGRQWVIDPIDATKNFVRGVPAWATLIALLVDGTPVVGVVTAPALARRWWAASGQGAWRTFNGGTPTKLSVSRVADLDHASLSFSSFSGWQTLGLDQRFIDLTERTWRLRGFGDFWSYCLVAEGAVDIAAEPEVSLWDLAPLTVLVEEAGGTFTSLTGERGPHGGSAIASNGLLHAPALDVLGTQKQESRD from the coding sequence ATGACTTCTTATAATTCTGATCTTGAATTTGCTCTATCACTTGCTGACGCCGCCGATGCGATAACCTTCAAACGCTTCGACTCAAGCGACCTGGTTGTAGACTCCAAACCAGACATGACCCCCGTAAGCGATGCCGACCTCGCCTGCGAAAAGGCCCTCCGGGAGCTCATCGCTGCACGTTACCCCGACGACGCCATCCTCGGGGAGGAATTTGGCGGTGACGTGGAGTTAAAGGGACGGCAGTGGGTCATTGATCCCATTGACGCCACAAAGAACTTTGTGCGAGGCGTCCCTGCATGGGCAACACTTATCGCTTTGCTTGTCGACGGCACCCCGGTAGTCGGTGTGGTCACAGCGCCAGCTCTAGCGCGCCGTTGGTGGGCTGCCTCCGGTCAAGGGGCATGGCGCACCTTCAACGGCGGAACCCCCACAAAGCTGTCCGTCTCTCGCGTTGCAGACCTCGACCACGCCTCCCTCTCGTTTTCTTCCTTCAGCGGTTGGCAAACCCTAGGTTTGGACCAACGCTTTATTGACTTAACCGAGCGAACGTGGCGACTACGCGGTTTTGGAGATTTTTGGTCCTACTGTCTCGTCGCAGAAGGTGCGGTGGACATCGCTGCAGAACCGGAGGTCTCACTCTGGGACCTAGCACCCTTAACCGTATTGGTAGAGGAAGCCGGCGGCACTTTCACCTCTCTCACGGGTGAACGAGGACCGCACGGCGGTAGTGCGATTGCGTCCAACGGCCTACTCCACGCCCCGGCGCTGGATGTTTTGGGTACGCAAAAACAAGAGTCACGTGATTAG
- the smpB gene encoding SsrA-binding protein SmpB: MAKKKKAANNNPVIATNRKARHDYKILETYECGIVLLGTEIKSLREGKASLVDAFATIDEGEAWLRNLNIPIYSMGSWTNHSPKRTRKLLLHRREIDSLMGKVRDGNKTLVPLSLYFSGGRLKVELGLAQGKQDYDKRQDIKRRTEEREVVRELGRRVKGIHA; the protein is encoded by the coding sequence ATGGCGAAGAAGAAAAAAGCTGCAAACAACAATCCTGTGATCGCGACTAACCGCAAGGCACGCCATGATTACAAGATTCTAGAGACCTACGAATGCGGCATTGTCCTCCTCGGTACAGAAATTAAATCGCTGAGAGAGGGCAAGGCCTCCCTTGTCGATGCCTTCGCCACCATTGACGAGGGTGAGGCCTGGCTCCGCAACCTCAACATCCCGATCTATTCCATGGGGTCGTGGACCAACCACAGCCCCAAGCGAACCCGTAAGCTGCTACTGCACCGCCGCGAGATTGACTCGTTGATGGGTAAAGTACGCGACGGCAACAAGACGCTTGTGCCGTTGTCCCTTTATTTTTCTGGCGGACGGCTCAAGGTGGAACTTGGCCTTGCCCAAGGTAAGCAGGATTATGACAAGCGCCAAGACATCAAGCGCAGGACCGAAGAGCGCGAAGTGGTTCGGGAGCTTGGTCGTCGCGTTAAAGGCATCCACGCATAA